The Amylolactobacillus amylophilus DSM 20533 = JCM 1125 genome contains a region encoding:
- a CDS encoding DDE-type integrase/transposase/recombinase, whose amino-acid sequence MIPLVNLQHDDLIDFPVTFKMVRRVMRELSLTCQIRVKKHSRHKENEQHIQDNVLNQNFDVDSPNQVWLSDSTELTYGVNNKYKVRLSGVLNLYGRRLLSYNLSATETSAAEIEVFQRAFESSGDVHPLVHTDRGSAYTSGAFNNFLGRNNVTRSMPRPGTPYDNAPMERWWNEFKLRWMARHPLAKTCEELVRLVEEGIEYFNHHNRSAQRNGLTPDEYWSEAA is encoded by the coding sequence ATGATTCCTTTAGTGAATCTTCAACATGATGACCTAATTGACTTCCCCGTTACTTTCAAGATGGTACGTCGTGTGATGCGGGAGCTCAGCTTGACATGTCAAATTCGGGTCAAGAAGCACAGTCGACATAAGGAGAACGAACAGCACATTCAAGACAATGTGCTCAATCAGAACTTCGACGTCGACAGTCCTAATCAGGTCTGGTTGTCCGATTCAACGGAACTGACTTACGGCGTAAATAATAAGTATAAGGTGCGCCTGAGTGGCGTCCTTAATCTCTACGGCCGACGTTTGTTGTCCTACAATTTGAGCGCTACTGAAACGTCAGCAGCAGAAATCGAGGTTTTCCAACGAGCCTTTGAGTCTTCTGGCGACGTCCACCCATTGGTTCACACTGATCGAGGATCAGCCTACACCTCTGGTGCCTTCAACAACTTTCTTGGTCGTAACAACGTCACACGTAGCATGCCTCGACCAGGAACACCATACGACAACGCACCGATGGAGCGCTGGTGGAACGAATTCAAGTTACGGTGGATGGCTCGCCATCCACTAGCAAAGACTTGCGAAGAGCTTGTAAGACTGGTTGAGGAAGGAATCGAATATTTCAATCACCACAACCGCTCAGCACAAAGAAACGGCCTCACCCCAGATGAATACTGGAGTGAAGCCGCATAG
- a CDS encoding HNH endonuclease, with protein MSTFILPSNPNTYDAKNAFNDLHTIHWVQHNNKSVSIGDIIYIYESKPTQRIILKTQVIGRDIYSYHIDDSKYSTSGIDFSSKGPWLTLRLIENIDTCISLKDLHELGLKGNIQSLRRLDDDIANVLDFLIRDYSELTSILVTEGKKTKVYSTRYERSTKNRQAAILIHGLNCKVCGFNFEKKYGTLGHEFIEIHHKNPLYLNNTEINIDPRNDLVPLCSNCHRMIHRDKYNVLTVEYLKKILLA; from the coding sequence ATGAGTACATTTATATTACCTTCAAATCCAAATACATACGATGCCAAAAATGCATTTAATGATTTACATACCATTCACTGGGTTCAGCACAATAACAAGAGTGTTTCTATAGGAGATATAATATATATCTATGAATCAAAACCTACTCAAAGAATTATATTAAAAACACAGGTTATTGGCAGGGATATTTATTCGTATCATATTGATGATTCAAAATATAGTACATCAGGTATAGATTTTTCTAGCAAGGGTCCTTGGTTAACACTTCGTCTGATTGAAAATATAGATACATGTATTTCATTAAAAGATCTTCATGAATTAGGATTAAAAGGTAATATCCAGTCTCTAAGAAGGCTAGATGACGATATAGCAAACGTTTTAGACTTTTTGATTCGTGATTACTCCGAACTAACAAGTATTTTAGTAACAGAGGGTAAAAAAACAAAGGTGTATAGTACTCGTTATGAGCGAAGTACCAAAAACAGACAGGCCGCCATTCTAATCCACGGCTTAAATTGTAAGGTTTGTGGATTTAATTTTGAAAAAAAGTATGGCACTCTAGGGCATGAATTTATTGAAATTCACCATAAAAACCCACTCTATTTAAACAATACCGAAATAAATATAGATCCTAGAAATGACTTAGTTCCTTTATGTTCTAACTGTCACAGAATGATTCATAGAGATAAATATAATGTGCTAACCGTAGAATATTTAAAGAAAATACTATTAGCATAA
- a CDS encoding glycosyl hydrolase family 8 — translation MLTVGNWATPESNSANLMRSSDVMPTAFEQFYDFSHNRQWLVIKTKMLNRLFQLSKQHKSGLVPDFSWVTQHNASSVKGAHITNKYANDYYYNACRVPMLLAQSHDPLAQKTLTSMLHFFAKHPTVTAGYTMSGKPLNDYQSASFSAPLLMATSWYLNQGYDSLFFHEQWIFAKAMTKHDYYNATLTMYAIMFSQGRL, via the coding sequence GTGTTAACAGTTGGTAACTGGGCAACTCCTGAGTCTAATTCAGCCAATTTAATGCGTAGTTCTGATGTAATGCCCACGGCATTTGAACAATTTTATGATTTTTCACACAATCGTCAATGGTTAGTTATTAAAACTAAGATGCTTAACCGACTGTTTCAATTAAGCAAACAGCACAAATCAGGCTTAGTTCCTGATTTTTCATGGGTAACTCAACATAATGCAAGCTCTGTAAAGGGTGCACATATTACCAATAAATACGCCAATGATTACTACTATAATGCCTGTAGAGTTCCTATGCTGTTAGCCCAAAGTCATGACCCATTAGCACAAAAAACATTGACTTCAATGTTGCACTTTTTTGCCAAGCATCCTACTGTCACAGCAGGATATACTATGAGCGGCAAACCACTCAATGACTATCAGTCCGCAAGTTTTAGTGCGCCCTTGCTAATGGCGACCAGTTGGTATCTCAATCAAGGGTACGATTCATTGTTTTTTCATGAACAGTGGATTTTTGCTAAAGCAATGACCAAGCACGATTATTATAATGCTACCCTGACCATGTATGCGATTATGTTTTCGCAAGGTAGATTGTAA